One Deltaproteobacteria bacterium DNA window includes the following coding sequences:
- a CDS encoding HesA/MoeB/ThiF family protein — protein sequence MLVHHESDLDFAARRVLVVGVGGLGSSAALALAHAEVGTLGLMDPDPVEVSNLHRQLLYDSADVGRPKVTVAAEQLRRLMPGLHVESRRERFGPHQAAVLRGFDCVVDGTDTVAAKFALSDAAVAARVPLVHAGVLGFVAQLMTVVPGESACYRCVFEEPPPPDEVPSCQEAGVLGPVVALAGALQAAEAIRLLGWGAPAWANRLLRIDAWTGRWRTVPLAPNPRCAACAALSPLAAPTANAGRSEGP from the coding sequence ATGCTCGTGCACCATGAATCGGATCTCGACTTCGCCGCCCGGCGCGTTCTCGTCGTCGGCGTCGGCGGGCTCGGATCGTCGGCGGCTCTCGCCCTCGCCCATGCGGAGGTGGGGACGCTCGGACTGATGGATCCGGACCCGGTCGAGGTGTCGAACCTGCATCGCCAGCTGCTCTACGATTCCGCGGACGTCGGGCGGCCGAAGGTGACCGTCGCGGCCGAGCAGCTCCGACGGCTCATGCCCGGCCTGCACGTCGAGAGCCGGCGCGAGCGATTCGGCCCGCACCAGGCCGCCGTCCTGCGCGGCTTCGACTGTGTCGTCGACGGCACCGACACGGTGGCCGCCAAGTTCGCGCTGAGCGACGCGGCGGTGGCGGCTCGTGTGCCCCTCGTCCACGCCGGGGTGCTCGGCTTCGTCGCGCAGCTCATGACCGTCGTCCCGGGGGAGAGCGCGTGCTACCGCTGCGTCTTCGAGGAGCCGCCGCCGCCCGACGAGGTGCCGAGCTGCCAGGAAGCGGGCGTCCTCGGACCCGTCGTCGCGCTTGCCGGCGCCCTGCAGGCCGCCGAAGCCATCCGCCTGCTCGGCTGGGGGGCTCCGGCCTGGGCGAACCGGCTCCTCAGGATCGACGCCTGGACGGGGCGCTGGCGGACCGTGCCGCTGGCGCCGAACCCGCGCTGCGCCGCCTGCGCGGCGCTCTCGCCGCTCGCCGCGCCCACCGCGAATGCCGGAAGGAGTGAAGGTCCATGA
- the bamD gene encoding outer membrane protein assembly factor BamD, which yields MLPHRVLAVLAVAIVAFGCAGKKRLVPSEKLWSEGNSAFHDEAWEVAIERYKALLDQHPFDANAEEAELKIGQAHYFAGHYAEALAAFADFERMHPTSPQLPAVEYHLGMAYLAQASTSDRDQQASASAHTYFQNLVDRFPTSQWAEKARLRLRECREAIAMHEAGIAQYYLRHGNMKAAEARLRSLLADYPDTDATAQALYAFAQTYAKRKEPEDTTLALATLAHHHPEGPLAADARRRLGPELSAFDGDDPLPRLVQRLDELQGRADRQQLPRAVSAYPDNGPATQSPY from the coding sequence GTGTTGCCGCACCGCGTGCTGGCCGTGCTGGCCGTCGCCATCGTGGCGTTCGGCTGCGCGGGCAAGAAACGGCTGGTCCCGTCCGAGAAGCTCTGGAGCGAAGGCAACTCGGCCTTCCACGACGAGGCCTGGGAGGTCGCGATCGAGCGATACAAGGCGCTCCTCGACCAGCACCCGTTCGACGCGAACGCCGAGGAGGCCGAGCTGAAGATCGGGCAGGCACACTACTTCGCCGGGCACTACGCCGAGGCGCTCGCCGCCTTCGCCGACTTCGAGCGCATGCACCCGACCAGCCCGCAGCTGCCCGCCGTCGAGTATCACCTCGGCATGGCGTACCTGGCGCAGGCGAGCACCAGCGACCGCGACCAGCAGGCATCCGCCAGCGCCCACACCTACTTCCAGAACTTGGTCGACCGCTTTCCCACGAGCCAGTGGGCGGAGAAGGCTCGCCTCAGGCTCCGGGAGTGCCGCGAGGCAATCGCGATGCACGAGGCGGGCATCGCCCAGTACTACCTCAGGCACGGCAACATGAAGGCCGCCGAGGCGCGCCTGCGGAGCCTCCTCGCCGACTACCCGGACACCGACGCCACCGCGCAGGCCCTGTACGCGTTCGCGCAGACCTACGCCAAGCGGAAGGAGCCCGAGGACACCACGCTCGCGCTCGCAACCCTCGCCCACCACCACCCCGAGGGACCACTGGCCGCCGACGCCCGCCGCCGGCTCGGGCCGGAGCTCTCGGCGTTCGACGGCGACGACCCGCTTCCCCGACTCGTGCAGCGGCTCGACGAGCTGCAGGGAAGAGCCGACCGCCAGCAGCTCCCGCGCGCGGTGTCCGCGTACCCCGACAACGGCCCGGCCACGCAGTCGCCGTACTAG
- a CDS encoding CPBP family intramembrane metalloprotease, translating to MVRVRWTPLRVELAASTLLVGAAAAWSAVRGLGLATAAEPTVDAVLVGVGAGLALAVTLPLVTAPWARRIFLLRGLRRAWDALESGIGPGLGVVEILVLALGSAVSEEAFFRGAVQREFGVAAASVFFGLLHPLGAAYIVWATVVGAGLGALAITTGGLVAPIAAHGTYNLLALTYLRRRSTRPDTRS from the coding sequence ATGGTGCGCGTTCGATGGACCCCTCTCCGCGTGGAGCTCGCCGCCAGCACGTTGCTGGTCGGCGCGGCCGCGGCGTGGAGCGCGGTCCGCGGGCTCGGGCTCGCCACGGCGGCGGAGCCGACTGTCGACGCCGTGCTCGTCGGGGTCGGCGCTGGACTCGCGCTCGCGGTCACGTTGCCGCTGGTCACCGCGCCGTGGGCGCGGCGGATCTTCCTCCTGCGCGGCCTCAGACGCGCGTGGGACGCCCTCGAGTCGGGCATCGGGCCCGGCCTCGGCGTCGTCGAGATCCTCGTGCTCGCCCTCGGCTCGGCGGTCTCGGAGGAAGCGTTCTTCCGCGGCGCGGTGCAGCGCGAGTTCGGGGTGGCGGCGGCGAGCGTCTTCTTCGGCCTCCTCCATCCGCTCGGCGCGGCCTACATCGTGTGGGCCACGGTCGTCGGGGCGGGGCTCGGCGCGCTCGCCATCACGACCGGAGGCCTGGTCGCCCCCATCGCGGCACACGGCACCTACAACCTGCTCGCGCTCACGTACCTGCGCCGCCGCTCGACCCGGCCCGACACCCGTTCCTGA
- a CDS encoding QueT transporter family protein: MSELFRMWGNTRMVVLTAICAALYAAILIPFKVVPLIPGITEFRPANAIPVVCSFLFGPAAAWGAAFGNLIGDFFGGLGPGDLFGFLANLLYGLVPYALWEAVTDLPPVPRGPLVAAGLLAVIALAATLCAAVVGWGLHLLGFHPFTVLGTVVLVNNLVVAVVLAPFLLAVLYPRVQRARLLYRDLLGPRLRPPRWRVALGAALVVVGTGAAFAAGELIAGGRWVAPWAAYATASRRLEVGLGLLPLLGLAVGGLALL, encoded by the coding sequence TTGAGCGAACTCTTTCGCATGTGGGGGAATACCCGCATGGTCGTCCTGACGGCGATCTGTGCCGCCCTCTATGCGGCGATCCTCATTCCCTTCAAGGTCGTCCCCCTGATCCCCGGGATCACCGAGTTCAGGCCGGCCAACGCGATTCCGGTCGTGTGCTCGTTCCTCTTCGGCCCGGCCGCCGCCTGGGGAGCGGCGTTCGGGAACCTGATCGGCGACTTCTTCGGCGGCCTCGGGCCGGGCGACCTCTTCGGCTTTCTCGCGAACCTCCTCTACGGCCTCGTCCCCTATGCGCTCTGGGAGGCGGTGACGGACCTGCCGCCCGTGCCGCGGGGGCCGCTCGTCGCGGCCGGCCTGCTCGCCGTCATCGCGCTCGCCGCCACGCTCTGCGCCGCGGTCGTCGGCTGGGGGCTGCACCTCCTCGGGTTTCACCCGTTCACCGTCCTCGGCACGGTCGTGCTCGTGAACAACCTCGTGGTGGCGGTGGTGCTGGCCCCCTTCCTGCTCGCCGTGCTCTATCCCCGGGTGCAGCGCGCGCGGCTCCTCTACCGGGACCTCCTCGGCCCTCGCCTTCGGCCCCCGCGCTGGCGGGTCGCGCTCGGCGCGGCGCTCGTCGTCGTCGGCACGGGGGCCGCCTTCGCGGCGGGGGAGCTGATCGCCGGTGGGCGGTGGGTGGCGCCGTGGGCAGCCTACGCGACCGCGAGCCGCCGCCTCGAAGTCGGCCTCGGGCTCCTCCCGCTCCTCGGCCTCGCCGTTGGCGGCCTGGCCCTCCTGTGA
- a CDS encoding ATP-binding cassette domain-containing protein: MIGAVSAVTVRDLGCTYAGATRPALDGVTCDVPAGALAVVMGATGAGKSTLARCLTRLVPCFLPADLRGEVRLLGQSIEGARVGALAGTIGMVFQDFEAQLFSTDVTQEIVFGLEHTGVAPGLMPERVARALAAVGLAGFEGRDPTTLSGGEKQRLAIAGLLALRPPIMVLDEPTTDLDPTGRAEVFDVLGRLRADGLSLVLIEHDTAAAAGADLLLLLRDGRIVANGPPAALLADVEGCLAAGVRPLDVCRVFAALGLAEPPLDVATAAERLRARGLLPVVPDEPAPPSAGPAVIEIRGLGHCYPDGRRALAGVSLAIGRGEFIALVGPNGSGKTTLAKHLNGLLAPTEGRVTLEGRDVAGLPLETLAQRVGYVFQDPDHQLFAATVAEEVAFGPRNLGLPAAEVEARVLEALAAVELHEHDADPFLLDKGARQRLAVATILALRPDVLVLDEPTTGLDFHEQERMLALLDRLHAAGRTIIIITHTPWVIAEHARRVVLLQGGRLRYDGPLRPFLADERLAAEAAFRPPEVTRLGRLLGCTPLSVAELVAWIGRGA; the protein is encoded by the coding sequence GTGATCGGCGCCGTCTCCGCCGTCACGGTCCGGGACCTCGGCTGCACGTATGCGGGCGCGACGCGCCCGGCCCTCGACGGGGTGACGTGCGACGTGCCGGCCGGCGCCCTCGCCGTCGTCATGGGCGCGACCGGGGCGGGCAAGTCGACGCTCGCCCGCTGCCTCACCCGCCTCGTGCCCTGCTTCCTGCCCGCCGACCTCCGCGGCGAGGTCCGCCTGCTCGGGCAGTCGATCGAGGGCGCCCGCGTCGGTGCGCTGGCCGGCACGATCGGGATGGTCTTCCAGGACTTCGAGGCCCAGCTCTTCTCGACCGACGTGACCCAGGAGATCGTCTTCGGCCTGGAGCACACGGGCGTGGCACCCGGATTGATGCCGGAGCGCGTGGCGCGGGCGCTCGCCGCCGTCGGGCTTGCGGGCTTCGAGGGACGCGATCCGACGACGCTCTCGGGTGGCGAGAAGCAGCGGCTCGCGATCGCCGGGCTGCTCGCGCTCCGCCCGCCCATCATGGTGCTCGACGAGCCGACCACCGACCTCGACCCGACCGGACGCGCCGAGGTGTTCGACGTGCTCGGGAGGCTGCGGGCCGACGGGCTGTCGCTCGTGTTGATCGAGCACGACACGGCGGCCGCGGCCGGCGCCGACCTGCTCCTCCTCCTGCGCGACGGCCGCATCGTGGCAAACGGGCCACCGGCGGCGCTCCTCGCGGACGTCGAGGGATGTCTCGCCGCGGGCGTGCGGCCTCTCGACGTCTGCCGCGTCTTCGCGGCGCTCGGCCTCGCCGAGCCTCCGCTCGACGTGGCCACTGCCGCCGAACGGCTGCGGGCCCGTGGGCTCCTGCCCGTCGTCCCCGACGAGCCCGCGCCGCCTTCTGCCGGGCCCGCGGTCATCGAGATCCGGGGACTCGGCCACTGCTACCCCGACGGCCGGCGGGCCCTCGCCGGCGTGAGTCTCGCGATCGGACGCGGCGAGTTCATCGCCCTCGTCGGGCCCAACGGCTCCGGCAAGACGACGCTCGCCAAGCACCTGAACGGGCTCCTCGCACCCACCGAGGGGCGCGTGACGCTCGAGGGACGCGACGTGGCCGGCCTGCCGCTCGAGACGCTCGCCCAGCGGGTCGGCTACGTCTTCCAGGACCCGGACCATCAGCTGTTCGCGGCGACGGTCGCCGAGGAGGTGGCCTTCGGGCCCCGGAACCTCGGCCTTCCCGCTGCCGAGGTCGAGGCGCGCGTCTTGGAGGCGCTCGCCGCCGTCGAGCTCCACGAGCACGACGCCGACCCCTTCCTGCTCGACAAGGGTGCCCGGCAGCGCCTCGCGGTGGCGACGATCCTCGCGCTCCGCCCGGACGTCCTCGTCCTCGACGAGCCGACGACGGGCCTCGACTTCCACGAGCAGGAGCGCATGCTCGCCCTGCTCGACCGCCTCCACGCCGCGGGCCGCACGATCATCATCATCACGCACACGCCCTGGGTGATCGCCGAGCACGCGCGACGCGTGGTGCTGCTCCAGGGCGGGCGGCTGCGGTACGACGGCCCGCTGCGCCCCTTCCTGGCCGACGAGCGTCTGGCGGCCGAGGCCGCCTTCCGGCCGCCCGAGGTGACGCGCCTCGGACGGCTCCTCGGCTGCACCCCCCTGTCCGTCGCGGAGCTGGTCGCCTGGATCGGGCGGGGCGCCTGA